The DNA segment CCCAACCCAATGAGATGCTGTAATTGTCCTTGATAAAATAACCAAAGTGAAAATTAAACTGCGGGATACTTAGTGAACTTGGCTCCAGATATTTCCAGCTCAGTTTAGTTTGCCGGTCATTCGCTACAACATCTCTAAGGGTAAAATCATAACCAGGACCTTTAAAATTGATGTCGCTCTTTGCATACCAGGAATGGTTATATCCCCACATCACAAAGAAATCTCCTTTTCTGGAAAAATTTCTTTTCAGCTCATTAGAAAAGATACTTCTACCAATTTTTGGCCGGTTTACAGAAGTAGTAATATTTTGCTGTGCGCTTAATTTTTTTGAAAAAACTAATAAAAAAACAAATAAATAATACTTTTTCATAATTTCAATCAACCCACCGGGGGTGATAAATAAAATCAATTGTTCAAATCAAAAAAGACCCGCATTTTATGCAGGCCTTTTCTTTATCAGGTATTTATATACCCAATAACAATCTTGCAGGATCTTCCAGCAATTGTTTAACCCTTACCAGGAAACCAACAGATTCTCTTCCATCAATGATCCTGTGGTCATACGACAAGGCCACATACATCATCGGACGGATTACCACTTCACCTTTCTCTGCAACCGGGCGCTCAATGATATTGTGCATTCCAAGAATAGCAGACTGTGGGGCGTTGATGATCGGCGTCGACATCATCGAGCCAAAAACACCACCATTGGTAATGGTAAAAGTACCACCTGTCATTTCTTCAATCGTCAACTTACTATCACGCGCTTTAGTAGCCAGTTCAATAACTGTTTTCTCTATCTGTGCAAGGCTCATGCTCTCTGCATTCCTGATAATCGGTACAACCAGTCCCTTAGGTGCAGAAACCGCAATTGAAATATCAGCAAAATCATTATACACAATAGATTCACCATCAATGCGTGCATTTACTGCCGGAAAGTCCTTAAGTGCCTCGCATACCGCCTTGGTAAAGAAACTCATAAAGCCTAATCCAACACCATATTTTTCCTTAAACTGATCTTTATATTTTCCGCGCAGGTCCATGATCGGCTTCATGTTCACTTCATTAAAAGTGGTCAGCATAGCCGTTTCATTTTTAACGGTAACCAGGCGTTTGGCAACAGTTTTGCGCAAAGGCGACATTTTTTCCCTGCGCTCATTTCTTGATCCAGCAACAGGAGCAGCCGGGGCCGAAGCTTTAGGAGCTTCTGCTTTCGCAGCAGGTTGCGCAGTTTTCTGAGCGTTTAAAGCATCGTCTTTGGTAATTCTTCCATCAACACCAGTTCCTTTTACAGTAGCGGCATCCACACCTTTTTCCGCAAGTATTTTACCCGCAGCCGGCGATGGCGTACCCGTTGCATAGCTTTCACCAGCTTTTTCTGCTACAGGGGCAGCCGATTTATCTTCGGCAACTACAGCCTTTTCAGCCGCTGGCGCGGCCTCTGCGGCAGGTTTTGCCGGAGCAGCACCACCGTCTTCAATTTTACAAACTACAGCACCAATTGCCAGTGTATCACCTTCATTGGCTACTGTTTTCAAAGTTCCGGCCTGTTCCGCAGTTAATTCGAAAGTTGCTTTGTCAGATTCTAATTCTGCAATCACCTCATCCATTTCTACTGCATCACCATCATTTTTCACCCAACGTGATAAAACAACTTCTGTTATCGACTCGCCAACTGGCGGAACTTTTATTTCTATACTCATAACTGATGTATTATTTTTCTAATCTACATTAAATACTTTACTCACTGATTTTTTAGCAATCTTCTGCTCTACTTCAGTAACCGGCATCTCAAAAGCTTTGGCCAGAATATAGGCTTGCTGATCCGCATGTTGTTTTGCAAAGCCGGTGGCCGTACTGCTGCTTTCTTTTCTCGAGATCACTTCGATATCACCAAAGATCGTTCTTCTCAGTCTGCGCAATAAATACGGCCATGCCCCCATGTTTTCAGGTTCTTCCTGTACCCATACGGCTTCTTCTGCGTTTTTATACTTCTTATAAACAGCTTCCATCTGTGCAACCGGAGTAGGATACAATTGCTCTACACGAACAATCGCAACATCCCTGATCTGGTCTTTTTGCTGTTTTTCCAATAGCTCATAGTAAATTTTACCACTACAGAACAATACCCTTTTTACATCTGCGGCTTTTACATTTGTATCTGCAATCACTTCATGGAACTTGCCATCGGTAAACTCTTCCAGTTTAGAAACACATAACGGATGGCGCAACAGGCTCTTAGGGGTAAATACCACCAGTGGCTTTCTGAAGTCACGTTTAAACTGCCTGCGTAACGCATGGAAAAAGTTTGCAGGGGTAGTACAATTGGTTACCTGCATATTGTAATCTGCACAAAGCTCCATAAAGCGCTCAATCCTTGCAGATGAGTGTTCAGGGCCCTGTCCTTCATAACCATGTGGCAATAACATGACCAAACCATTTTCACGCTGCCATTTTGTTTCTGCACTGGCCACATACTGGTCTACAACAATTTGTGCCCCGTTAAAGAAATCACCAAACTGGGCCTCCCAGATGGTCAGCGCATTCGGATTGGCCATGGCATAACCATATTCAAAACCCAATACACCATATTCAGATAAATGCGAATTGTAAATGTCAAATGGCGCCTGCTGGTCAGAAATATTGGCCAGTGGGATATATTCCTCTTCCGAATCTTCTAAGGTCAGTACCGCATGGCGGTGAGAGAAAGTACCACGTTCTACATCCTGCCCGCTTAAACGTACCCTTTTACCTTCTGCAAGTAAGGTTCCATAAGCCAGCTGCTCACCCATCGCCCAGTCAAATACATGCGTAGTATTCGCCATTTTGCTCCGTTCCTCAAAAAGCTTCTCAATTTTTTTGAAGAACTTTTTATTGGAAGGCAATGTGCTGATCCTTTTGGCAATTTCCAGTAAGGTAGTTTTTTTAACAGCGGTACTTGGCGAACTTTCAAAATCCTTAGGTGTAGCGATCCGCATGTCAGACCATGCACCACCAAACTTCACATCCTGGTAAGTAGAAGTAATCTCTTTCGCCTCATTTAAACGTTCCTGTAAAATACCACGGAATTCTTTTTCCATCTCTTTTGCCAGGCTGGCTTCCAGTTTACCTTCAGTTATCAGCTGCTGGATGTAAATATCCCTTGGGTTCGCATGTTTTTCAATCGCTTTATAAAGCAGCGGCTGGGTAAATTTAGGCTCATCCGATTCGTTATGTCCAAACCTGCGGTAGCATAAAATATCTATAAAAACATCGTTTTTATATTTCTGACGGTATTCCATGGCCAGGTTAATGGCATATACCAGGGCTTCAACATCATCTCCGTTTACATGAAACACGGGCGATAAAGTCACTTTTGCAATATCAGTACAGTATGTACTCGTCCTTGCATCTTTAAAATTGGTGGTAAAACCAATCTGGTTGTTGATGATCAGGTGAATGGTACCGCCGGTTTTATATCCATCCAGGCCAGCCATCTGGATCACTTCATACACAATGCCCTGTCCTGCAACAGATGCATCACCGTGTATCAGTATTGGCGCAATGCGGGCATTGTCGCCACCATATTTAAAATCTATTTTCGACCTGGTCATTCCTTCAACCACCCCATCTACCGTTTCCAGGTGCGATGGGTTCGGACAAAGACTCAGGTGTACACTCTTGCCATCATTTGTGGTCACATCAGTTGAATAACCCAGGTGATATTTCACATCGCCACCAAACGGAGATTCAGCACTATACCCCTTACCTTCAAACTCAGCAAAAATATCCTTATAGGTTTTCTGCATAATATTGGCCAGCACATTTAAACGTCCTCTGTGCGCCATACCAATTACAAACTCTTCAATACCAAGCTCGGCACCCTTTTCAATTACAGAATCGAGGGCGGGGATCAATGCCTCTGCACCTTCCAGCGAAAACCTTTTTTGTCCCAGAAACTTAGTGCCCAGAAAATTTTCAAAACTTACCGCTTCATTCAGTTTCTTAAGTATCCTTCTCTTTTCTTCAATTGAAAAATTTGGGGTGTTGCGCACACCTTCCATTTTCTGCTCTAACCAGGAAAGTACTTCAGGAGTACGCAGATACTTATATTCAACACCAATAGAACGGCAGTAAGTCTGCTTTAAAAAAGCAACAATATCGCTCAGCTTGGCCGCACCAATACCCAATTCAACACTTGCGTTAAATACGGTATCCAAATCCGCTGTGCTAAGTCCAAAATTTTCAAGGTCAAGCGTAGGCAAATGCTGACGTCTTTCCCTTACAGGATTGGTATGTGTAAACAAATGGCCGCGCTGACGATAACCATTGATCATGTTCAACACATTAACTTCCTTTAAAAAATGCTCAGGGGTATCTTCTGTAACTGCCCCTGCAGAGGAACCTCTGCCGAAATCAAAACCTTCAAAAAATTTCTGAAAGCCAAATTCAACCGAGTTTGGATCTTCTTTATAAGATTGGTATAAGGACTCTATGTATTCGGCATTTGCGCCGCTGAGATAAGATAAATTATCCATTATGTATAAATATGCTATAAGTGATGCAAAATTAGGATTTTACCTTATAAAACAGGCAAATTTCTTTATAATTCTTCAAGAAATTCGACCATGTCACAAACATTCTTCAAAGGGGTAAGCCTATCTTTTACAAGAATGTCAAATTCAGAGATCAGACTTCCTGCAACCAGCAAGGGCACCTCTACATAATCCATTACTTTTTCTATAATCTTGTTGAGGTCCTTTCCCAGGTTAAGCGAGGTCAAAACAATAAATGCATAATCAGGTTTATAGCCGCTGATCACTTTTTTAATATCTGCATAGGGAATTTCCGACCCCAGGTAAAGTGTTTCATGTCCGCATTTTTTTAACAGATACCTGGCAAAGAGCAGACCTGTTTCATGCATTTCTGCTTCGGGCAGGAAAAGCACAAACCGCAGTACTTTTTTCTTCCTTGGTTTTTCCAGCTTATCGATTTTCACAATGATCTTGTCCCTGATCAGACTGGAAGCAAAATGCTCGTGTGAAGGGTCTATGGTTCCTGTTTGCCACAGCATTCCTACACGTTTCATAAAGGGGAACAGCACCAGGTCCATAGTTTTGACCAAACCCATTTCATCAATACAGCCCGTAAGTATTCTTGAAAACTCATTTTCATCATACTTAAGGGTAGCATCTGAAAGGTTCAGCAACTGGATGCTCTCATTTCCCCAATCGGAATCTAACTGCCGCACCAGATCTGATACCTGTTGCCTGCTCAGCTTGGCAATCCTGCTGATCTTGTATCCGTTTTCATTTAAGGCTACAATATTAAGCAGCATTTTCAGGTCATCCTCATCGTAATACCTGATATTGGTAGGGGTACGTTTAGGCGGCACCAGGTTATACCTGGTCTCCCAGGCCCTTATGGTGTGTGCCTTTATGCCTATCAGACTTTCTATATCACTAATTGAATATTTCTTCACATTATTTATAACAACAAATGTTAAACAACTTTGTTTAAAATACAACTTTTGTTTAACATTTATAAGCATGGCCTATACTTAGCCTTTCTGTAAAACGAAGCTTTACGCAATTTGTTTTTATAAAAATACAGTAGCAGGCTACCAATCAGGCAAAAGAAGGGCTGTCGGCAACTGCAATATCCAAAATTTTGATCTGCTTGTTTAAATCGAATGTATTTTTCGACCTGGCATCTTTACCAATGCCGGCAACGCTTGCCCAGTTGCCCCAATTACTGGCCGGCGCATAATCAATCAGTTTCTCTTCAAAATAAGCTGCACCACAGGTCCAGTGTATTTTTAAAACATGAACAAGATAAGTAGCCACCAATAAACGGCCCGAATGAGGAATAAAACCAGTAGCATTCAGGTCATACATGTATTTATCAACTACCGGATGTGCTGTACAGCCTGTTTTCCATTTTTCCAAGGCAGGATCCACCCTTTCAATAGCCTGCATAATGTCTTTCTCCAGATCAGTTTCCTGAAGAAAGGCAATGCCATGCTTTTTAAACATGAACCGGAAATAATCCCTCCATAAAAGGCCCAGAAAGATCTGGCTAAAATTGGCATTCAGTCCAAAAACCCCCTCTGCTTCCTTCACCTTCCAGTAAACCATTCTGGGCGACAGGCACCCGATGGTAAGCCAGGCAGACAAGCGGGAAGAAAAACCAGGTTTTTCAGGTGTATGTTTAGTATTTTGTTTCAAATAAATATCAGCACCCGCTTCCAGTAATTGCGCCAAATGCTGCAATCCCGAATCCTCGCCACCAGTCGCATACTTTTCAATCATAGCCCCGGCGACAGTTTCAAAACCAAGGTCCTTTAATGACGGCAATTGGCCCCAGTCTGCATTTTCCACGAAATCTATATGTTCCGGTGTCAGAAAACAGGCTTTCACAATCGCATCACGTTCAGTTTTCTTTTTAAACTGTGCAAATACATCCGGGATATCCTTTATCGGAAATGGCAGGTCTTCCTTATTGTAAAGTGTATGCCCGATAAAATGCTTTAAATTGATCTTTAATGTCCACAGCAAATCTTCAACATGGCCTGAAATTTCAGTCTCCTCAGGGCCCACTTCGCGGTGATGGTATACTTCTGCAATATCAAACTGTTCTACCAGGTCCCTGATCATATCTTCGGGTTTCCCCTGCACCAGTAAAATATCTCCGCCAAACCGCTGAAAAGCTTTTCTTAACGACAAGATACTTTCCAATAAAAATGAAGCCCTTACTATCCCGGTTTTTGCGGTTCCAAACCTTGTATTTTCGAAATAACGCGGATCAAAAAAATAAACGGGTAAAATACTGTCAGATTTAGCAATCGCTTCAACCAACATCTCATTGTCATGTAAGCGAAGATCATTCCTAAACCAAACGAGTATTTTTTTATTCTTCATTAACCTAAATTAAATTTTGTGATAAACTTCAAAAATATGCCATTTTTTATCTTAAAGCGAATCCCGCCACCAATCTTTACATAAGCAGAACAAAATATTTACCCTAAAAAGATAATTTATCAAACTAAAACACCTGTTATAAGTTGTATAATTACTATACAAGAAGCAGATTTTAGACGTTTTGTTATAAATAAAAAAATCCTTAAAGATGAACAAGCACATTCTGATCACCGGAGCAACTGGTATGATAGGAAAAAAACTAATAGAATCCTTACAAAAAGGCGGTCATTCTGTTGCTGTTTTATCCAGAAAACCTAAAAATATACCTGGTGTAAAGCTGTATCTATGGGACGTGTACCAGCATAAAATAGACCAGCAATGCATGGAGGGGATAGACACAGTCATCCACCTGGCCGGCGAAAATATTGCAGCACATAAATGGACAAAGAAAAGAAAGCAGCAAATCATCGACAGCCGGGTCTTGTCAACCCAGCTACTTTATCAGGCCATAAAAGAAACAAAAGCCAGTGTCAGTACTTTTATATCTGCTTCAGGCGCTGCCTGGTATGGCGATAGCGGAGATGAAATCCTAACCGAAGAAAGTCCTGCCGGCTATGGCTTTATGGCTGCTTGCTGTGAACAATGGGAACAGGCCGTCGATCAAGGTAAAAAGCTTGGGATAAGGGTAGTAAAATTCAGGACCGGTATGGTACTGGGCAAAAACGAGGGGGCCTTAGCTTCATTAGAAAAGCCCATCCGTTTTTTTGCCGGAGCAGCACTGGGTTCCGGCAGGCAATGGGTTCCATGGCTGCATATAGATGACATGGTGTCCATGTACACTACCGCAGTAGAAAACACCCTGATTTCAGGAGCATACAATGCATGCGCACCTTTTTCTGTAACCAATGCCACATTAACCAGGGCCATCGCAAAAAAACTACACCGGCCGGTATGGCCTTTTAATGTACCCGAAAAAATACTTAAACTTATACTCGGAGAAATGAGCGAGGTTATATTTATCAGCACCAATACCTCTGCACAGAAAATACTGGCAGCCGATTTCAAGTTCAGATATACCCGGCTCGAGGATGCTTTATCTGATATTTACAGTCCCCAAAAATAAACTACATTTACCTATACCTACCCTAAGTATTAATTTGTAATACTTACAATTTCTATATCGAAATCCAGACAGGAGTTTCCAGGTATAGTTACGCTGCCAGCAGCATCAGTTTGGGCAGACTTACCATATCCCAGGTCTGATGGGATCAATAACCTGATCTTTCCGCCAACCCCAATTTTTCCAGGCATTACCTGATACCAGCCTTTGATCAGTTCGTTCAATGTAAATGTCACCCCATCTGTGCTCGAATCAAAAACAGTTCCGTTCAGCAACCTTCCGGTATATTTCACGTTTACTACTGAAGTCTGTTTGAGGTCCTGCTTGTTAGTCCCTTCATTAGAAATGATGTAACGCACACGTGTCGGATCCAGTACCGGCTGTAAATTATTTGCAGTAACAAACTTATTGATCAAGAAGTTATCTACCTCATATTGTTTGTTAAAATTCAGTAAACTCAGGTCGATGATCACGATCTCATTAGATTCAACCCCCAAAGCAGGTTGTCCATTTTTGCCAAATGCCATTCTTGAGGGCAGGATCACCTTAGCTGTTCCTCCTTTTTTTAACTTCCCGAGTGTAAGCCTTACTGCCGGTATGGTTAAAAAATTAAAGCGGTCTGTATAGCCCAGAAATGTTCCCGGAATGGTATAATCACCATTCTTTAAAAAGCTGGTTCCATTTGCATGTTTAAAATCATAACTATAGTATACCGAATCTGAATTCACTACAGCAGCACCGGTACCTTCAGATACAATCTGGTAATAAAATCCCGAAGGGTCCATTAATTTCGGAATGTTGTTTTTTGAAAGGTAATCTTCTATGGTACGTGTATCCAGTGTTTCAATAGATTCATACTCTTTTTTACAGGAATTGAACAGCGTTAAAGCGCCTAACAAGGCAAAGGTATATAATGATAACTTTTTAATCATTTGGGTTTTTTATTTACAGAAAGTATTTCTAAAGTGATATCTAATATTGAATTGGGGGGAATTACAGGTGAAGTAACTGCCCTGTCTTTAAAGCCTAATGCCGAAGGGATGATTAAACGGATTGCACCACCTGGTTGTATCAACCTGGTCCCGGTCTGCCAGCCCTCTATATAACCGGGAAGCAGGAATATAAAAGTACTGTCCAGGCTCCTGTCACGCAAAACAGAGTCTTTTAAAACCTTTAGTCTGTATTTGGCATATATCGAATCCTTATCTCCATAAACCACATTCCCTGTACCCGGACTTATAATGTTATAATACAAGCCCGAACTGTGCTTTACAGCCGTCACCGAACTATCTTTCAAATATTTTACAATTATCGCATCGTCAATCTCCAGTTGCGCCTTGTCATCATAGGGTGCGGGTTTCTCGCAGGCAACAAATACTGCTGCCATCAAAACAAACCCCAACAATACCCTGGTTTTTAACATAATTCACAAAAATAGTCTTTTATTGCTGATGGCACAATTTTTAACCAATTTTAACAAATCTATATCCGGTAAAATCATATGGGCCCACACAAAAAACGCCCGCAATTACATTACGGGCGCCCAGTTTTTAATTATGAATCGTCTCTTTTATGACAATGTTTTTAATAACAATATTTATTGGCAGCAATAAGTTGCTGAGCCACCTTTTGTCTGGCTTCCTTCACATTAAAAGGCTCCATTTTGGTAAACCTTCTCAGGCCAACCAGCATCATCCTTTGCTCATCCCCTTCGGCAAAAGCCCATAAAGCCTCTTTTCCTGCTTTCTGCACCGCATCAACAGCTTCCACAAAATAAATGCGCATCATGTTCAGCTGGCCTGTACAGGCTTCCTCACCCCGCAGACTAACCAGCTTTTCGGTTCTCAGCATGGCCGACTCAGCGATATACACATAACTGGCCATATCGGCAATGTTCATCAGTATTTCCTGTTCTTTCGACAAACTCATCATCAGTTTCTGCACAGCCGCTCCGGCAACCATCAGGGTTGCTTTTTTCAAATTCTTGATGAGCTTTTTCTCCGCTGCAAAAAGCGTATCGTCTTCCTCTCCAAATTCAGGGATAGCCATCAGTTCGGCCGCCACCGCAGTTGCAGGGGTCATCAGGTCCAGTTCTCCTTTCATTGCACGTTTCAGCATCATATCTACTGTCAGCAACCTGTTGATCTCATTCGTGCCCTCAAAGATCCGGTTGATCCGCGCATCGCGATAGGCCCTGTCCATAGGTGCCTCTGCCGAAAAGCCCATCCCGCCATAAATCTGCACCCCTTCATCCACCACATAGTCCAGTGCCTCCGATCCCCAAACTTTCAATATGGCACATTCAACGGCAAACTGCTCGGTCGATTTCAGCTTAGCCTTACCGGCATCCATCCCCCCTGCAACCAAAGCATCATAAGCATCATCAATATTCTGGCCGGCACGATAATTTGCCGATTCTACCGCATACACTTTAGTGGCCATTTCTGCCAGCTTGTAACGGATGGCCCCATATTTAGAGATCTGACGGTCAAACTGGATGCGTTCATTCGAATAATTAACAGCGGTGTCAATTACCGATTTAGATGCACCGATCGCTGCGGCCGCCAGCTTAATCCTGCCAATATTCAGGATGTTAACCGCAATCTTAAAACCGTTCTGCCGTTCCGAGAGCATGTTTTCTACAGGAACAGGGCAATCGTTAAAGAAAACCTGGCGCGTAGATGAGCCTTTAATACCCATTTTATGCTCTTCAGGGTTCATGGTAATGCCACCAAATTCCCGTTCAACAATAAAAGCAGTTAAATTCTCGTCATCATCAATCTTTGCGAATACGATAAACACATCTGCAAAGCCCCCGTTGGTGATCCACATTTTCTGACCATTGATCAGGTAATGTTTCCCGTCTTCAGACAATTTAGCTTTAGTTTTACCCGAATTGGCATCAGATCCCGAATTGGGTTCTGTTAAACAATAAGCGGCCTTCCATTCGCCTGTTCCCAGTTTAGGGATATATTTATTTTTCTGTTCTTCCGTTCCGTAATACAAAATGGGCAGGGTCCCTATCCCGGTATGGGCCGAAAGGGCCACAGCAAAGGAATGTCCCGCACCAATCACATCGGCAACCAGCATAGAAGTATTAAAGTTCTTTCCAAATCCACCGTAAACTTCAGGTATAGAAACACCTAAAATCCCCAGTTCACCCGCCTTATCCATTAAAGATGGCATCAGTCCCTCTTCCTGCGCATCTATGCGGTCCAGATTAGGATACACCTCCGCAGCCAAAAAGTCGCGGCAGGTCTGTGCAATCATATTTTGCTCTTCATCAAATTCTTCAGGAATAAATACATCCTGATACGAGGTTTCCGTAATTAAAAACTCTCCACCTTTAATCGTTTTTTTGTCTGTAGTTTCCATATCCTTATCAGATTAAAGCATTTCAAAAATACCGGCTGCACCCTGTCCGCTACCCACGCACATGGTTACCATGCCATATTTTTGTTTTTTCCTTTTTAGTTCATTAAACAATTGTACAGATAGCTTAGCACCCGTACACCCAAGCGGGTGACCAAGCGCAATCGCACCCCCGTTTACATTTAAAATAGCTGTGTTGATGCCCAGTTCCCTGACAACCGCAAGCGACTGAGAGGCAAAAGCTTCATTCAATTCAATTAATTCAAGCTGATCAAGCGTCATTCCTGCTTGTTTCAGCGCTTTAGGAATCGCATAGATAGGGCCAATTCCCATAATACGCGGTGGAACACCTGCTATACCATAGCTTACCAGACGTGCAACAGGCTCAACACCCAGTTCCTTCATTTTCTTTTCAGAAACCACCAGTACAAACGCCGCACCATCTGATGTTTGCGAAGAATTACCGGCAGTAATACAACCATCAGCGGCAAATACCGGTTTCAGTTTGGCCAGTTTCTCTATCGAAGTATCGGCCCTTGGACCTTCATCTGTATCTACAACATAACTGCGGGCTTTCTTTTTCATATCTGCATCCAGGTAATTTTCATTTACCGTAATTGGCAAAATCCCATCTTTCAGATGACCATTTTTGATTGCTT comes from the Pedobacter heparinus DSM 2366 genome and includes:
- a CDS encoding acetyl-CoA C-acyltransferase, which produces MQEAYIIAGYRTAVGKAPRGVFRFTRADDLAAEVIRHLVASIPNLDNEQIDDVIVGNATPEAEQGLNVGRMISLMGLDTDKVPGVTVNRYCASGLETIATAVAKIKSGMADCIIAGGVEVMSGMPFGGWKVVPNAEVARVNPDWYWGMGLTAEAVAREYKVSREDQDEFSYHSHQKAVEAIKNGHLKDGILPITVNENYLDADMKKKARSYVVDTDEGPRADTSIEKLAKLKPVFAADGCITAGNSSQTSDGAAFVLVVSEKKMKELGVEPVARLVSYGIAGVPPRIMGIGPIYAIPKALKQAGMTLDQLELIELNEAFASQSLAVVRELGINTAILNVNGGAIALGHPLGCTGAKLSVQLFNELKRKKQKYGMVTMCVGSGQGAAGIFEML